One genomic segment of Marinobacter sp. F4206 includes these proteins:
- a CDS encoding class I SAM-dependent methyltransferase, with protein sequence MKCPVCEQGQLVDFQTVRAQHYLRCPACEATVMSESSRLTEAEEKAIYEHHENESGDPGYRRFLTKLAEPLLERLEPGLSGLDFGCGPGPELAAMLTEAGMDMGIYDPFFYPNADALDQRYDFLTCTEVVEHLHHPWKVFRQLDRLLKPGGWLGIMTCFQTDDARFASWHYRRDPTHVVFYREQTLSVIAERLGWELTVPRKDVALFRKPVTAEAQ encoded by the coding sequence ATGAAATGCCCGGTGTGCGAGCAGGGGCAGCTGGTGGATTTTCAGACGGTCAGGGCGCAGCACTACTTGCGTTGCCCCGCCTGCGAAGCGACGGTGATGTCGGAATCCAGTCGGCTGACGGAAGCCGAGGAAAAGGCGATCTACGAACACCACGAAAACGAGTCCGGGGATCCCGGTTATCGCCGGTTTCTGACCAAGCTGGCGGAGCCGCTTCTGGAGCGGCTCGAGCCCGGGCTTTCCGGGCTGGATTTCGGATGCGGACCTGGCCCCGAGCTTGCCGCGATGCTGACTGAAGCGGGTATGGATATGGGCATTTATGATCCGTTTTTTTACCCCAACGCGGATGCGCTCGATCAACGCTATGATTTTCTGACCTGCACCGAGGTGGTCGAGCACCTGCACCATCCGTGGAAGGTGTTCCGGCAACTGGATCGGCTGCTGAAGCCCGGCGGATGGCTCGGCATCATGACCTGTTTCCAGACCGACGACGCCCGGTTTGCAAGCTGGCATTACCGTCGGGACCCAACCCATGTGGTGTTTTACCGGGAGCAGACGCTATCGGTTATTGCCGAACGGCTGGGCTGGGAACTGACAGTGCCCCGAAAAGACGTGGCACTGTTCCGGAAACCGGTTACTGCCGAGGCTCAGTGA
- a CDS encoding PA2778 family cysteine peptidase: MPFTIPPKPAGGLISLLLVLLLAGCASAPKWPSAPPDNKSLLTRTVLKDVPFYPQERYQCGPASLAMMLNSQGLDTDPELLRDLVYIPGREGSLQVEMVAAGRAHNMLVYPLDGSLESLLEEVSAGNPVLVMQNLLFNWWPQWHFAVVIGFDPQKQTIILHTDTRERHETTVEVFVNTWSRSDNWAAVMLPPDRIPASAEALTYLASANDLETTGRTNAAMTAYQTAERQWPDQPAAILGQGNIAYTRQNLQEATNHFSRLVARFPSEAVGWNNLAHTLGETGCVEEAKQAQRCASALAPERFGAQIEPGKADQSPASCPTLVCPALTEPRQ, from the coding sequence GTGCCCTTTACTATCCCTCCCAAGCCGGCCGGCGGCCTGATCAGTCTTCTACTGGTCCTGCTGCTGGCCGGCTGCGCTTCCGCTCCAAAGTGGCCCTCTGCCCCCCCTGACAACAAGTCCCTGCTGACACGCACGGTTCTGAAGGATGTGCCTTTCTACCCCCAGGAACGCTATCAGTGTGGCCCGGCCTCGCTGGCGATGATGCTGAACAGTCAGGGTCTGGACACCGATCCGGAACTCTTGCGCGATCTGGTTTACATCCCCGGCCGGGAAGGTTCCTTGCAGGTGGAAATGGTGGCTGCCGGGCGTGCTCACAACATGCTGGTTTACCCCCTGGATGGCAGCCTGGAAAGCCTGCTCGAGGAAGTTTCAGCGGGCAATCCGGTGCTGGTGATGCAGAACCTGCTGTTCAACTGGTGGCCGCAGTGGCATTTCGCTGTGGTGATCGGCTTCGATCCGCAGAAGCAGACCATCATCCTGCACACCGATACCCGGGAACGTCATGAAACCACTGTGGAAGTTTTCGTAAACACCTGGTCCCGATCCGACAACTGGGCCGCCGTAATGCTGCCACCCGACCGGATCCCCGCGAGCGCCGAGGCATTAACCTACCTTGCCTCAGCCAACGATCTTGAAACCACAGGGCGAACCAACGCGGCCATGACGGCCTACCAGACTGCAGAACGGCAGTGGCCGGATCAGCCGGCCGCCATTCTGGGCCAGGGCAACATTGCCTACACCCGCCAGAACCTTCAGGAAGCGACCAACCACTTTTCCCGCCTGGTCGCCCGGTTCCCCAGCGAGGCCGTCGGCTGGAACAACCTGGCCCACACGCTGGGTGAAACGGGATGCGTCGAAGAGGCCAAACAGGCCCAACGCTGTGCCTCAGCCCTGGCACCCGAGCGGTTCGGAGCTCAAATCGAACCAGGCAAGGCTGATCAGAGCCCGGCAAGCTGCCCCACCCTGGTGTGCCCTGCCCTCACTGAGCCTCGGCAGTAA
- a CDS encoding PA2779 family protein — MALMISLGSVWSSTASAAMVGTGEMISGQEIQLDRQQLTDMLETQEVQDKLAEMGVSDDQVRDRIQNLTPQELADFEQQLAEAPAGQDVVGIIVLFLLVFIVTDMLCATNIFPFINCIR; from the coding sequence ATGGCCTTGATGATCAGCTTGGGGTCAGTCTGGTCTTCTACCGCCTCCGCCGCCATGGTCGGCACCGGCGAGATGATCAGTGGCCAGGAAATCCAGTTGGATCGCCAGCAACTGACGGATATGCTGGAAACCCAGGAAGTGCAGGACAAACTGGCCGAAATGGGTGTCAGTGACGATCAGGTCCGTGACCGGATCCAGAATCTGACGCCACAGGAACTGGCGGATTTCGAGCAGCAACTCGCAGAAGCACCCGCCGGGCAGGACGTGGTTGGCATCATTGTGCTGTTCCTGCTGGTATTCATCGTTACCGACATGCTGTGTGCAACGAACATCTTCCCGTTCATCAACTGCATTCGGTAA
- a CDS encoding phospholipase D-like domain-containing protein encodes MTLKLLIALFFLLLGGLGLYHTNKTLPAGISYRGTVSTLQDPILLTDVTRHHVDGTETRDQEIFDEVLRLIGGAEKFILLDMFLYNSTKPEDVTHRPLALQLTDALIARKRARPEIEMVVISDPLNTMYGGSRSPLFETLRQAGIQVVETSLSPMRDSNPAWSSIWRLCCQWLGNDPDGGWMSNALGDRKVTLRSYLALLNFKANHRKLLVVDQGPELRGLVTSANPHDGSSRHSNIGLSFTGDAVADLLRSERAVLAMSGAGTSSVDRWIAIAEGLEAPAEDSSPGARASGSVMVLTESAIRATALDMIDRADSGDRLDLAMFYLSHRGIVESLLAAHSRGARLRVLLDPNNEAFGHAKSGIPNRQVAMELHRAGVSVRWCNTRGEQCHSKLLMLRPEQGDIEILLGSANFTRRNLDDLNLETSVWLAQSQNAPPARKVIHLFNEQWRLGPGNDPVMSLPYEAWADESGIRYWRYRIMEFTGLSTF; translated from the coding sequence ATGACATTGAAGTTGCTGATTGCCCTGTTTTTCCTCCTACTGGGCGGACTTGGCCTCTATCACACCAACAAAACACTGCCCGCCGGCATCAGTTACCGGGGCACCGTCTCGACGCTGCAAGACCCGATTCTGCTGACCGATGTCACCCGCCATCACGTCGACGGCACGGAAACCCGGGATCAGGAGATTTTTGACGAGGTTCTGCGCCTGATCGGTGGCGCCGAAAAGTTCATCCTGCTGGACATGTTTCTATACAACAGCACCAAACCGGAGGACGTAACTCACCGTCCCCTGGCACTGCAACTGACGGACGCCCTCATTGCCCGCAAACGGGCACGGCCGGAGATCGAGATGGTCGTCATTTCCGATCCGCTCAACACCATGTACGGTGGCTCCCGATCGCCTTTGTTCGAAACCCTGCGCCAAGCCGGCATTCAAGTTGTCGAGACCAGCCTGTCGCCGATGCGGGACAGCAACCCGGCCTGGTCGTCCATTTGGCGGCTTTGCTGCCAGTGGCTGGGCAACGATCCTGACGGGGGCTGGATGTCAAACGCCCTGGGCGATCGCAAGGTTACCCTACGCAGCTATCTGGCATTGCTGAATTTCAAGGCCAATCACCGCAAACTGCTGGTGGTGGACCAGGGACCCGAGTTACGGGGACTGGTTACGTCGGCCAATCCCCACGACGGCAGCAGTCGGCACAGCAACATCGGCCTGAGTTTCACCGGGGACGCCGTCGCCGATCTCCTGAGAAGTGAACGGGCGGTACTGGCCATGTCCGGCGCCGGTACCTCCTCAGTCGATCGTTGGATTGCGATCGCCGAGGGCCTTGAGGCGCCGGCAGAAGACAGCAGTCCTGGCGCCAGGGCTTCGGGCAGCGTGATGGTGCTCACCGAATCGGCCATTCGTGCCACGGCGCTGGATATGATTGACCGTGCCGACTCGGGCGACCGTCTGGATCTGGCAATGTTTTATCTTTCCCATCGCGGAATCGTTGAGAGCCTGCTGGCGGCCCACAGTCGAGGCGCCCGGCTGCGGGTGTTGCTGGACCCCAATAACGAAGCCTTCGGGCACGCCAAAAGCGGCATTCCCAACCGGCAGGTGGCCATGGAACTTCACCGGGCGGGGGTGTCCGTGCGCTGGTGCAATACCAGGGGCGAGCAGTGCCACAGCAAGCTACTGATGTTACGACCTGAACAGGGCGACATCGAGATTCTGCTGGGCTCCGCCAACTTTACCCGCCGTAATCTGGATGACCTCAACCTGGAAACCAGTGTGTGGCTGGCGCAATCGCAAAACGCACCTCCTGCTCGCAAGGTGATTCATCTTTTCAACGAGCAGTGGCGGCTCGGCCCCGGCAATGACCCGGTCATGAGCCTGCCCTACGAGGCATGGGCGGACGAATCCGGAATTCGCTACTGGCGTTATCGCATTATGGAATTTACCGGGCTTTCAACGTTCTGA